From one Agrobacterium fabrum str. C58 genomic stretch:
- a CDS encoding error-prone DNA polymerase, translating into MSAPRYAELQVTTHFSFLRGASSCDELFEQAKNLGIEALGVVDRNSLAAIPRAYEAANNHGVRLVIGCRLDLDDDLSVLVYPMDRAAYGRLCRLLSVGKKRGGKGKCRLSWDDLVAYGEGLIVVLLADLADDLCALRLRRLKAAFADRAYMALSLRRRPNDQMRLFELSGMAQAAGVPTVVTNDVLFHVPERRMLQDVVTCIRHNCTIDEAGFRRERHADRYMKPPEEMHRLFARYPEALSRSLEIAKRCKFSLKELVYQYPEERSLPGLTAQQALEKMVWEAVPGRYPNGLPEKVEKALHHELDVVGRLQYASYFLTVNAIVRYARSKDILCQGRGSAANSVICFVLGITAIDPALFSNLVFERFVSENRGEPPDIDVDFEHQRREEVIQWVYDTYGRDKAALCSVVTRYRGRGALRDVGKVLGLPEDLTKLLSSQVWRWSEGVGEKQVKELNLNMEDRRLKLAFELANQLVGTPRHHSQHPGGFVLSHDRLDELVPIEPAAMNDRQIIEWDKDDIDIVKFMKMDCLALGMLSCMKRGFDLLEARTGEKYDLAAMPPDDPATFAMIQKADTLGTFQIESRAQMSMLPRLKPAKFYDLVIQVAIVRPGPIQGDMVHPYLRRRQGKEPVLYEKPQLENILKKTLGVPLFQEQAMRIAMDCADFTADEADQLRRAMATFKNVGTISKFKEKLVTGMVANGYDKEFAERIFKQLEGFGSYGFPESHAASFALIAYASSWLKCHHPDIFCTAILNSQPMGFYAPAQIVRDARDHGVEVRPVCVNNSRFDCTLEPTGKKNDKGEERFAVRLGLRMVKGLSNDHAADIVAARQDRPFASVDDLWRRAGVPAAALVCLAEADAFLPSLRLARREALWAIKALRDEPLPLFAAAAIRENAVIEELQEPSVALRPMTDGGEVVQDYGHVGLTLREHPMTFLRRDLSRRRIVTCAEAVRVRDGTWLETAGLVLVRQRPGSAKGVIFMTLEDETGIANAVLWVKTFEKYRRVVLSAGMVGIYGKIQREGEVVHLVAHRLTDLSHALASVGERNNAFPLPHGRGDEFHHGMPDDHRAIRKRPPPSNHDDDEVERIKVISRNFH; encoded by the coding sequence ATGAGCGCGCCCCGTTATGCCGAGCTTCAGGTGACCACGCATTTTTCCTTTCTGCGCGGTGCAAGCTCCTGCGATGAGCTTTTCGAACAGGCCAAAAACCTTGGCATAGAGGCGCTTGGCGTCGTTGATCGCAACAGCCTTGCGGCTATCCCCCGGGCCTATGAGGCCGCCAATAATCATGGCGTCCGCCTCGTCATCGGCTGCCGCCTCGATCTGGATGACGATCTTTCCGTGCTTGTTTATCCCATGGATCGTGCGGCTTACGGGCGGCTTTGCCGGCTGCTGTCGGTGGGCAAGAAACGGGGCGGCAAGGGGAAATGCCGGCTGAGTTGGGACGATCTCGTTGCCTATGGCGAAGGCCTGATCGTGGTGCTGCTCGCCGATCTGGCCGATGATCTCTGCGCGCTTCGCCTGCGTCGGTTGAAGGCAGCTTTTGCCGACCGGGCCTATATGGCGCTCAGTCTTCGAAGACGACCCAACGACCAGATGCGTCTTTTCGAGCTGTCAGGGATGGCGCAAGCCGCAGGCGTGCCGACTGTTGTTACCAATGACGTGCTGTTTCATGTGCCCGAACGGCGCATGCTGCAGGATGTCGTCACCTGCATAAGGCACAATTGCACCATCGACGAGGCGGGCTTCCGCCGCGAACGCCATGCCGACCGCTATATGAAACCGCCGGAAGAGATGCACCGGCTGTTTGCCCGTTACCCCGAAGCGCTCTCCCGCAGCCTCGAAATTGCAAAACGCTGCAAATTTTCGCTGAAGGAACTGGTCTATCAATATCCCGAGGAGCGCAGCCTGCCGGGACTGACGGCGCAGCAGGCGCTGGAGAAGATGGTCTGGGAGGCGGTGCCGGGGCGTTATCCGAACGGTTTGCCGGAGAAAGTGGAGAAGGCGCTGCATCATGAGCTGGATGTTGTCGGCAGATTGCAATATGCCTCCTATTTCCTGACCGTGAATGCCATTGTCCGTTATGCGCGTTCAAAAGATATTCTATGTCAGGGGCGTGGTTCGGCGGCCAATTCGGTTATCTGTTTTGTGCTTGGCATCACCGCCATCGATCCCGCTCTTTTCAGCAATCTCGTCTTCGAACGGTTCGTTTCCGAGAACCGGGGAGAACCGCCGGATATCGACGTGGATTTCGAACACCAGCGGCGTGAAGAGGTCATTCAGTGGGTCTATGACACCTATGGTCGTGACAAGGCGGCGCTCTGTTCCGTCGTTACCCGTTATCGCGGGCGTGGGGCGCTGCGCGATGTCGGCAAGGTTCTGGGCCTGCCGGAGGATTTGACCAAACTTCTGTCCTCGCAAGTCTGGCGCTGGAGCGAAGGAGTGGGCGAAAAACAGGTGAAGGAACTAAACCTCAATATGGAGGATCGTCGCCTGAAACTGGCTTTCGAGCTTGCCAACCAGCTTGTTGGCACGCCACGCCATCACAGTCAGCATCCGGGCGGCTTCGTACTTTCCCATGATAGGCTGGATGAGCTCGTGCCGATCGAACCAGCCGCCATGAATGATCGACAGATCATCGAATGGGATAAAGACGATATTGATATCGTGAAGTTCATGAAAATGGATTGCCTGGCGCTTGGAATGCTTTCCTGCATGAAGCGGGGCTTCGATCTGCTGGAGGCTCGCACAGGGGAAAAATACGATCTTGCTGCGATGCCACCGGATGATCCCGCAACGTTTGCAATGATCCAAAAAGCCGACACGCTAGGCACTTTCCAGATCGAAAGCCGGGCGCAGATGTCGATGTTGCCGCGCTTGAAGCCCGCCAAATTTTACGATCTTGTTATTCAGGTCGCTATCGTTCGTCCCGGCCCCATTCAGGGAGATATGGTACATCCCTATCTGCGGCGGCGTCAGGGTAAAGAGCCCGTTTTGTATGAAAAACCGCAACTTGAAAATATTCTAAAAAAGACGCTGGGGGTTCCGCTGTTTCAGGAACAGGCCATGCGGATTGCCATGGATTGCGCCGATTTCACCGCAGATGAGGCTGACCAGTTGCGCCGGGCCATGGCGACGTTCAAGAACGTTGGCACTATTTCCAAATTCAAGGAAAAACTGGTCACCGGCATGGTGGCGAATGGCTATGACAAGGAATTCGCCGAACGCATCTTCAAGCAGCTGGAAGGGTTCGGCAGTTATGGTTTCCCTGAAAGCCATGCGGCCTCTTTCGCGCTGATTGCCTATGCCTCCTCATGGCTGAAATGCCATCACCCCGATATTTTCTGTACGGCCATTCTCAATTCGCAGCCGATGGGGTTTTACGCCCCGGCGCAGATCGTGCGTGATGCGCGCGACCATGGCGTCGAGGTGCGCCCGGTCTGCGTTAATAACAGCCGCTTTGATTGTACGCTGGAGCCCACGGGCAAGAAGAATGACAAGGGTGAGGAGCGGTTTGCCGTGCGGCTTGGCCTGCGTATGGTGAAGGGGCTCTCCAACGATCACGCCGCCGATATTGTCGCCGCCCGGCAGGATCGGCCTTTCGCCTCCGTCGATGATCTCTGGCGAAGGGCGGGCGTTCCAGCTGCTGCCCTTGTGTGTCTTGCCGAAGCCGATGCCTTCCTGCCCTCGCTTCGTCTTGCCAGACGCGAGGCGCTGTGGGCCATTAAGGCCCTGCGGGATGAGCCGCTGCCGCTTTTCGCCGCCGCCGCCATCAGGGAAAATGCCGTTATCGAAGAGCTTCAGGAGCCTTCCGTTGCGCTTCGGCCCATGACTGATGGCGGCGAGGTGGTGCAGGATTACGGCCATGTGGGGCTGACCCTGCGCGAACACCCCATGACCTTCCTGCGGCGCGATCTTTCCCGCCGCCGCATCGTCACCTGTGCGGAGGCGGTGCGTGTGCGGGATGGCACATGGCTGGAAACGGCGGGTCTGGTGCTGGTGCGCCAGCGTCCCGGCTCGGCAAAGGGCGTGATCTTTATGACGCTGGAGGATGAGACGGGTATCGCCAATGCGGTTCTATGGGTGAAAACCTTCGAAAAATACCGGCGCGTGGTGCTGTCCGCTGGCATGGTCGGCATTTACGGCAAGATCCAGCGGGAAGGCGAGGTGGTGCATCTGGTCGCCCACCGGCTGACCGATCTGTCGCATGCGCTGGCGAGCGTGGGCGAGCGCAACAATGCTTTTCCCCTGCCGCACGGGCGTGGCGACGAATTCCACCACGGCATGCCGGATGATCATCGTGCTATCAGGAAACGTCCGCCGCCCTCCAACCATGATGACGATGAGGTCGAGCGGATAAAGGTCATTTCCCGCAATTTCCACTGA
- a CDS encoding Y-family DNA polymerase, which translates to MQRVVSLYLPTWPTDRFRRLSGKDAPPVETPLVMIGRQGSRRLVQALDKAARAAGIRPGTPVSKAQALVPGLLVEDLDAAGDARALQQLAFHFLRIYAPIVAADPPDGLVLDTSGADHLHGNEALMLSSMLNRLHAAGFAARAAIADSWGAAHALARFSREEISIVPPGGQRAAISGLPLSALRLEDRIVSGLKVLGFRTIGELAEAPRAPLTLRFGPELVRRRSQAFGEIGDPIEPVRVAELVEVRRVFPEPIAAAETIARYSQKLVTALCASLEKRGLGARRVDLVLHRVDSGLQAIRAGTSRPVRDVKQLVRLLTDRIDTIDPGFGIEMMVLTATHAEPLVAAQARSSLLDEGRAEIADTVDVILNRGHRVYRYAAVASDVPERSLARVAALAPEDTLGWPGHWPRPVRLFARPEPIETLALLPDHPPRYFLWKGERHNVRRADGPERVFGEWWKRDREKAAVRDYFTVENEGGERFWIFRSGDGEHAETGSQGWFIHGVFA; encoded by the coding sequence ATGCAAAGGGTCGTCTCGCTCTACCTGCCGACATGGCCGACGGATCGTTTCCGGCGTCTTTCGGGCAAGGACGCGCCGCCGGTTGAAACGCCGCTGGTCATGATCGGCCGCCAGGGCAGCCGCCGGCTGGTGCAGGCGCTCGACAAGGCGGCCAGGGCGGCGGGCATCCGGCCCGGCACGCCGGTCAGCAAGGCGCAGGCACTGGTGCCGGGCCTCCTCGTTGAAGATCTGGATGCGGCTGGTGATGCCCGCGCCCTGCAGCAGCTGGCCTTTCATTTCCTGCGCATCTATGCCCCGATCGTCGCCGCAGACCCGCCGGACGGGCTGGTGCTGGACACATCAGGCGCGGACCATCTTCACGGCAATGAGGCGCTGATGCTGAGCAGCATGCTCAACCGCCTGCACGCCGCCGGTTTTGCCGCCCGCGCCGCCATTGCCGATAGCTGGGGGGCGGCCCATGCGCTGGCGCGTTTTAGCCGCGAGGAGATCAGTATCGTGCCGCCGGGTGGCCAAAGAGCGGCGATCAGCGGCTTGCCGCTTTCCGCGTTGAGGCTGGAGGACCGTATCGTTTCCGGGCTGAAGGTGCTCGGTTTCCGCACCATTGGCGAGCTTGCCGAAGCCCCGCGAGCGCCGCTCACCCTGCGTTTCGGCCCCGAACTCGTCCGTCGTCGTTCCCAGGCTTTCGGGGAGATCGGCGACCCCATCGAACCGGTGAGAGTGGCCGAACTGGTGGAGGTGCGGCGCGTCTTTCCTGAGCCGATCGCTGCGGCGGAGACGATTGCCCGTTATAGCCAAAAGCTGGTAACGGCGCTTTGCGCCTCGCTGGAAAAGCGCGGTCTCGGCGCCCGCCGGGTCGATCTGGTGCTGCACCGGGTGGATAGCGGCCTGCAGGCCATACGGGCCGGCACCTCCAGGCCGGTGCGCGATGTCAAACAGCTTGTCCGACTTCTGACCGACCGTATCGACACCATCGATCCCGGCTTCGGCATCGAGATGATGGTGCTGACCGCCACCCATGCCGAGCCGCTTGTCGCCGCGCAGGCTCGTTCTTCACTGCTGGACGAGGGGCGTGCGGAAATCGCCGATACGGTCGATGTCATCCTCAATCGCGGCCACAGGGTCTATCGTTATGCGGCGGTGGCAAGCGACGTGCCGGAACGTTCTCTTGCCCGCGTTGCGGCGCTTGCGCCTGAGGATACGCTCGGCTGGCCCGGCCACTGGCCGCGCCCGGTCCGGCTTTTTGCAAGGCCGGAACCCATCGAGACGCTGGCCCTGCTGCCGGACCACCCGCCGCGTTATTTCCTCTGGAAGGGCGAGCGCCATAATGTGCGGCGCGCCGACGGGCCGGAACGGGTGTTCGGTGAATGGTGGAAACGCGACCGGGAAAAGGCCGCCGTGCGCGATTATTTCACGGTGGAAAATGAAGGCGGAGAACGCTTCTGGATTTTCCGCTCCGGTGATGGCGAACATGCCGAAACGGGCTCACAGGGCTGGTTCATCCACGGGGTCTTCGCATGA
- a CDS encoding ImuA family protein produces MQKRADQLLVVEELRERLERIGNGPERLHETLPFGVDAIDHHLPGGGLKLGCLHELSGGGNGAADGAAAALFAAGVAARLSGKVLWCVTRRDLFMPGLTQAGLSHNRLIIVECRDEKGVLDCFEEGLRCNGFGAVMGELSKLPMTASRRLQLAAETSGVTGIAIRRFRRPADAALFGEPTAAVTRWRISVRPSSPLPVPGVGRPRWFLELLRCRGGESAEFEVEACDAKGRLALPADMADGSFPASFGQGRAAG; encoded by the coding sequence ATGCAAAAACGCGCGGACCAGTTGCTCGTTGTCGAAGAGCTGCGTGAAAGGCTGGAAAGGATCGGTAACGGCCCTGAGCGGCTGCACGAGACCTTGCCTTTCGGCGTGGATGCCATTGACCATCACCTGCCGGGAGGCGGGTTGAAGCTCGGTTGCCTGCATGAGCTGAGCGGCGGCGGCAATGGCGCTGCCGATGGCGCGGCAGCAGCGCTGTTTGCAGCCGGTGTGGCGGCAAGGCTTTCCGGCAAGGTTTTATGGTGTGTCACCCGTCGGGACCTGTTCATGCCGGGCCTGACGCAGGCCGGCCTGTCGCATAACCGGCTCATCATCGTTGAATGCCGCGATGAAAAAGGCGTGCTCGACTGTTTCGAGGAGGGACTGCGCTGCAACGGTTTCGGCGCGGTGATGGGTGAATTGTCAAAGTTGCCGATGACCGCCTCGCGGCGGCTGCAACTGGCAGCGGAAACCTCCGGTGTGACCGGCATTGCCATCCGCCGTTTCCGGCGTCCGGCCGATGCGGCGCTGTTCGGCGAACCGACGGCGGCCGTCACCCGCTGGCGTATCTCCGTGCGGCCCTCTTCGCCCCTGCCGGTGCCGGGGGTGGGCAGGCCACGCTGGTTTCTGGAACTCTTGCGATGTCGCGGCGGCGAAAGCGCCGAATTTGAAGTGGAAGCCTGTGATGCAAAGGGTCGTCTCGCTCTACCTGCCGACATGGCCGACGGATCGTTTCCGGCGTCTTTCGGGCAAGGACGCGCCGCCGGTTGA
- a CDS encoding DUF1304 domain-containing protein, translated as MIASILIAVVAAIHIYIVILEMLLWEKPAGRKAFGLSADFARQTKVLAANQGLYNGFLAAGLIYGLTQGDEGLSFKVFFLLCVLVAGIFGAVTANMKILFIQALPALFALGFLWIGA; from the coding sequence ATGATCGCCAGCATTCTGATTGCCGTGGTTGCGGCCATCCATATCTACATCGTCATCCTGGAAATGCTGCTGTGGGAAAAACCGGCCGGCCGCAAGGCCTTCGGTCTCTCGGCGGATTTTGCCCGGCAGACGAAAGTGCTCGCCGCCAATCAGGGGCTTTATAACGGGTTTCTGGCGGCCGGGCTGATCTATGGGCTCACACAGGGCGATGAAGGGCTGAGCTTCAAGGTGTTTTTCCTGCTGTGTGTCCTGGTGGCCGGTATTTTCGGCGCCGTTACCGCCAATATGAAGATCCTGTTCATTCAGGCACTGCCAGCCTTGTTTGCACTCGGATTTCTCTGGATCGGAGCATGA
- a CDS encoding glycerate kinase type-2 family protein, with translation MTAWNDTRAKDALNRIFMAAVASADPAKVLQKHLPSPPKGRCVVVGAGKASAAMAAALEEAWPHVDLSGVVVTRYGHAVPTSRIEIIEASHPVPDDKSAEAAKRILAAVEGLTADDMVIALISGGGSALMVAPAEGMTLADKMAVNRALLASGATISEMNAVRKHLSRIKGGRLALAAKPAKVVSLLISDVPGDDPSEIASGPTVADPSDIATVREIVARYGLDLPETVRKVLEKGEETPKSGDIEEDVRMIAAPSLALQAAAYEAVKLGLTPLILGDSLEGESRDVGAVMAGIASSASRKGLPVKGPAVLLSGGETTVTIGKGPAGKGGRNTEFLLSLALTLKGADGIWAIAGDSDGIDGVEDAAGAVVTPDTLDRIRAAGVDPRQSLVSHDSYTAFKAAGDLVVTGPTLTNVNDIRAILIW, from the coding sequence ATGACCGCATGGAACGACACCCGCGCCAAAGATGCCCTCAACCGGATATTCATGGCGGCAGTCGCAAGTGCTGATCCGGCGAAGGTGTTGCAAAAGCATCTCCCATCCCCACCCAAGGGTCGCTGCGTGGTCGTCGGTGCAGGCAAGGCCTCAGCCGCCATGGCCGCAGCGCTGGAAGAGGCATGGCCGCATGTCGATCTCTCCGGTGTGGTGGTGACGCGTTATGGCCATGCGGTTCCGACCTCCCGTATCGAGATCATCGAGGCCTCCCATCCCGTACCTGATGACAAAAGTGCGGAAGCGGCCAAACGCATTCTCGCCGCCGTTGAGGGACTGACTGCCGACGATATGGTCATCGCGCTGATTTCCGGCGGCGGTTCGGCGCTGATGGTGGCGCCGGCCGAAGGCATGACGCTTGCCGACAAGATGGCCGTCAATCGTGCTTTGCTTGCCAGCGGTGCGACAATTTCGGAAATGAACGCCGTGCGCAAACATCTCTCCCGCATCAAGGGCGGACGGCTGGCGCTGGCCGCCAAACCGGCCAAGGTTGTTTCGCTGCTGATTTCCGACGTGCCCGGAGACGACCCCTCCGAGATCGCCTCCGGCCCGACGGTTGCCGATCCGAGTGATATCGCGACCGTGCGCGAAATCGTCGCCCGATACGGGCTCGATCTTCCCGAAACCGTGCGCAAAGTGCTGGAAAAGGGTGAGGAAACCCCGAAGTCTGGTGATATCGAAGAGGATGTCAGGATGATCGCGGCGCCCTCGCTTGCCCTGCAGGCGGCGGCGTATGAGGCCGTGAAGCTCGGCCTGACGCCGCTTATCCTCGGGGATTCCCTCGAAGGCGAATCCAGGGATGTCGGTGCCGTCATGGCCGGCATCGCGTCCTCCGCCAGCCGCAAGGGCCTGCCGGTCAAAGGTCCGGCCGTGCTGCTTTCAGGCGGCGAAACCACGGTCACGATTGGCAAGGGACCGGCCGGCAAGGGCGGCCGCAACACGGAGTTCCTGCTGAGCCTCGCGCTGACGCTGAAAGGCGCAGACGGCATCTGGGCGATTGCAGGCGATAGCGACGGCATAGACGGCGTGGAAGATGCGGCAGGTGCCGTGGTGACGCCGGATACGCTTGACCGTATTCGCGCCGCCGGTGTCGATCCGCGCCAATCGCTGGTGAGCCATGATAGCTATACCGCTTTCAAGGCGGCGGGCGATCTTGTCGTGACCGGTCCGACCCTGACGAATGTGAATGATATCAGGGCGATTTTGATATGGTGA
- a CDS encoding Gfo/Idh/MocA family protein: protein MAIEGKTTDVANKRIRLGMVGGGSGAFIGGVHRMAARLDNRFDLVAGALSSTPEKSLASGRELGLDSERCYGSFEEMAEKEALREDGIEAVAIVTPNHVHYPAAKAFLERGIHVICDKPLTSNLEDAKKLKDVADKADALFILTHNYTGYPMVRHARELVEAGALGNIRLVQMEYPQDWLTEAVEQTGAKQAVWRTDPAQSGVGGSTGDIGTHAYNLGCFISGLEADELAADVHTFVEGRRLDDNAHVMMRFKPKGGKQPARGMLWCSQVAVGHENGLKIRLYGDKAGLEWTQADPNYLWFTKLGEPKQLITRGGAGAGAAAARVTRIPSGHPEGYLEAFATIYTEAAHAIEARRTGSALDKAVIYPTVDDGVKGVAFVTACIESGKKNGGWVKL, encoded by the coding sequence ATGGCTATTGAAGGAAAGACAACCGACGTGGCGAACAAGCGGATTCGCCTCGGCATGGTCGGCGGCGGTTCGGGCGCATTCATCGGCGGCGTTCATCGCATGGCAGCGCGGCTCGACAATCGCTTCGATCTCGTGGCGGGGGCCCTGTCCTCGACACCGGAAAAATCCCTAGCTTCCGGGCGTGAGCTGGGGCTCGACTCTGAGCGTTGCTACGGCTCGTTTGAAGAAATGGCCGAAAAAGAAGCGCTGCGCGAGGATGGTATCGAGGCGGTGGCGATCGTCACCCCCAACCATGTGCACTATCCCGCTGCAAAGGCCTTCCTGGAGCGCGGCATCCATGTCATCTGCGACAAGCCGCTGACTTCCAATCTCGAAGACGCGAAAAAGCTGAAGGACGTGGCCGATAAGGCCGATGCGCTGTTCATCCTGACGCATAACTACACCGGTTATCCAATGGTGCGGCATGCGCGCGAGCTGGTGGAGGCCGGTGCACTCGGCAATATCCGTCTGGTGCAAATGGAATATCCGCAGGACTGGCTGACGGAGGCGGTGGAACAGACCGGCGCGAAACAGGCAGTCTGGCGTACCGATCCGGCCCAATCTGGCGTTGGCGGTTCCACCGGTGACATCGGCACCCATGCCTATAATCTCGGCTGCTTCATTTCCGGTCTCGAAGCGGATGAGCTGGCGGCGGATGTGCATACCTTCGTCGAAGGCCGTCGGCTCGATGACAATGCTCATGTGATGATGCGCTTCAAGCCCAAGGGCGGCAAGCAACCCGCCAGGGGCATGCTCTGGTGCAGCCAGGTGGCAGTCGGCCATGAAAATGGGCTGAAGATCCGCCTTTATGGCGACAAGGCCGGTCTCGAATGGACGCAGGCCGATCCGAATTATCTGTGGTTTACGAAGCTCGGCGAACCGAAGCAGTTGATCACCCGCGGCGGGGCCGGGGCAGGGGCCGCAGCCGCTCGCGTTACCCGCATACCCTCCGGCCATCCGGAAGGATATCTGGAAGCCTTCGCTACCATCTATACCGAGGCTGCGCATGCCATTGAGGCGCGCCGCACCGGTTCGGCGCTGGATAAGGCGGTCATCTATCCGACGGTGGATGACGGCGTCAAAGGTGTGGCCTTCGTCACGGCCTGCATCGAGTCAGGCAAGAAGAATGGCGGCTGGGTGAAGCTGTAA
- a CDS encoding sugar phosphate isomerase/epimerase family protein, with protein sequence MRTIKGPGLFLGQFAGDVAPFNSWDAITKWAAEKGYAGVQVPSWAGQLIDLKKAAESKDYCDEFAGVARQNGVEVTELSTHLQGQLVAVHPAYDEAFDGFAAPEVRGNPKARQEWAVEQVKFALKASRNLGIKAHATFSGALAWPFVYPWPQRPAGLVETAFDELAKRWTPILDYADEQGVDVCYEIHPGEDLHDGVTFEMFLERVKNHPRANMLYDPSHYVLQCLDYLDNIDIYKDRIKMFHVKDAEFNPTGRQGVYGGYQGWVNRAGRFRSLGDGQVDFGAIFSKMAANDFDGWAVVEWECALKHPEDGAREGAEFVKAHIIRVTEKAFDDFASGGTDDAANRRMLGL encoded by the coding sequence ATGAGAACGATCAAGGGCCCGGGTCTTTTTCTCGGCCAGTTTGCCGGTGATGTTGCCCCCTTCAACAGCTGGGATGCCATCACCAAATGGGCGGCGGAAAAAGGTTATGCCGGCGTGCAGGTGCCAAGCTGGGCAGGCCAGCTGATCGATCTCAAAAAAGCGGCGGAATCGAAGGATTATTGCGACGAGTTCGCCGGTGTAGCGCGCCAGAACGGCGTGGAAGTAACGGAGCTTTCCACCCACTTGCAGGGCCAGCTCGTTGCGGTTCACCCCGCTTATGACGAAGCCTTTGATGGTTTTGCCGCACCGGAAGTGCGCGGCAACCCCAAAGCGCGCCAGGAGTGGGCGGTTGAGCAGGTGAAGTTTGCGCTGAAAGCCTCGAGGAATCTCGGCATCAAGGCGCATGCGACCTTTTCCGGCGCGCTTGCCTGGCCGTTCGTCTACCCGTGGCCACAGCGCCCGGCTGGTCTGGTGGAAACCGCCTTTGACGAGCTGGCAAAACGCTGGACGCCGATCCTTGATTATGCCGATGAGCAGGGCGTCGACGTCTGCTACGAAATTCATCCCGGCGAAGATCTGCATGACGGCGTCACCTTCGAGATGTTCCTGGAGCGGGTGAAGAACCATCCCCGCGCCAACATGCTCTACGACCCCTCGCATTACGTGCTGCAATGCCTTGATTATCTTGACAATATCGACATCTACAAGGATCGCATCAAGATGTTCCACGTCAAGGATGCGGAGTTCAATCCGACCGGACGGCAGGGCGTGTATGGCGGGTATCAGGGCTGGGTGAACCGTGCCGGCCGTTTCCGCTCGCTGGGCGACGGGCAGGTTGATTTCGGTGCGATCTTCTCGAAAATGGCGGCCAATGATTTCGACGGCTGGGCCGTGGTCGAGTGGGAATGCGCGCTGAAACACCCTGAAGATGGCGCGCGCGAAGGCGCCGAGTTCGTCAAGGCACATATCATCCGCGTCACGGAAAAGGCCTTTGACGATTTCGCATCTGGTGGCACCGACGATGCGGCCAACCGCCGTATGCTTGGGCTTTGA
- a CDS encoding ABC transporter ATP-binding protein — MASVELRDIRKSYAALDVIHGISLDIADGEFIALVGPSGCGKSTLLRMIAGLEEITDGDILIGDKVVNSMTPRERNIAMVFQSYALYPHMTVAENMGFNLKLAGQPKNVIEERVAEAARMLDLGKLLDRKPSQLSGGQRQRVAMGRAVVRNPAVFLFDEPLSNLDAKLRVQMRSEIKALHQKVGTTSIYVTHDQIEAMTLADRVVVLNHGRIEQQGTPLELYKTPANLFVAAFIGSPAMNLIEGVVDGEGDQPAARLKDGTAIRIAASRKVKRGQPVTIGLRPEHIGSSIGGDIALSGRTVLVEPTGAQTHVVFELAGDQVTAVVDGEQPVKVNTPFAATVHHERVHVFDRASGLAL, encoded by the coding sequence ATGGCTTCCGTCGAACTTAGGGATATCCGCAAGTCCTATGCCGCACTCGATGTCATTCACGGCATCTCGCTTGATATAGCCGACGGCGAATTCATCGCGCTGGTCGGGCCTTCGGGCTGCGGCAAGTCCACGCTGCTGCGCATGATCGCCGGGCTGGAGGAAATCACCGATGGGGATATTCTCATCGGCGACAAGGTAGTCAATTCCATGACCCCGCGAGAACGCAACATCGCCATGGTGTTCCAGTCCTATGCGCTTTATCCGCATATGACGGTGGCCGAAAACATGGGCTTCAACCTGAAGCTCGCCGGCCAGCCGAAAAACGTCATCGAGGAGCGCGTGGCGGAAGCCGCCCGCATGCTCGATCTCGGCAAGCTTCTGGATCGCAAGCCCTCGCAGCTTTCCGGCGGCCAGCGCCAGCGTGTCGCCATGGGCCGCGCAGTGGTGCGCAATCCGGCGGTTTTCCTGTTCGATGAGCCGCTCTCCAACCTGGATGCCAAGCTCCGCGTACAGATGCGGAGCGAAATCAAGGCTTTGCACCAGAAGGTCGGCACGACATCCATCTATGTCACCCATGACCAGATCGAAGCCATGACGCTGGCGGACCGGGTGGTGGTGCTCAATCACGGCCGCATCGAACAGCAGGGCACGCCGCTCGAGCTTTACAAGACGCCCGCCAATCTCTTCGTTGCCGCCTTTATCGGCTCACCCGCCATGAACCTCATCGAAGGCGTGGTCGACGGCGAGGGCGACCAGCCCGCTGCCCGGCTGAAGGATGGAACCGCGATCCGCATTGCCGCCTCCAGAAAGGTCAAACGCGGCCAGCCGGTGACGATTGGCTTGAGACCGGAACATATCGGCTCGAGCATCGGCGGCGATATTGCGCTATCCGGACGAACGGTGCTGGTGGAACCGACCGGCGCGCAGACGCATGTGGTCTTTGAATTGGCGGGTGATCAGGTGACGGCGGTGGTGGATGGCGAGCAGCCGGTGAAGGTCAATACGCCCTTCGCCGCCACCGTGCATCATGAGCGTGTGCATGTCTTCGACAGGGCGAGCGGCCTGGCGCTTTAA